A window of Actinomadura viridis genomic DNA:
CGACTGGTAGACCAGCTGGCCCACGCCCTGCAGGCCGAAGACCTTCTCGGTGACGATCGTGGAGCCCACCAGCACCCCCACGTCGATGCCGAACTGGGTGCAGACCGGCGCCAGCGCGGCCCGCAGCGCGTGCCGGTGGATCACGCGGCGTTCGGGCAGCCCCTTGGACCGGGCCGTGCGGATGTAGTCCTCCTCCAGCACGTCCAGCATGGCGCCGCGGGTGAGGCGCGCGTAGGCGGCCACCATCAGGAACGCCAGGGAGACCCACGGCAGCACCATCCGGCGCCAGAAGTGCTCCTGCAGGGGCGGGCCCGCCTCGAAGAACCCCAGCCCGGCCTCGGCGGCCCTGGTGGAGAAGAGGTAGAGCATCATCAGCGCCATCACGAACGCCGGGGTGGACGTCCCGATGAGCACGAACACGGTGCAGGCCCGGTCGATCGGGCCGCGCGCCCGGGTGGCGCTCAGCACGCCGAGGGTGACGCCGCCGGCGAACCAGAGCACCCCGGCGCCCGCGACCAGCCACAACGTGGTGGGGAGCCGGTCGGCGATGAGCGCGGCGACCGGCGTGCCGTTGACGTAGGAGTCGCCCAGGTCGCCGCGCAGCAGCCGCAGCAGGAACTCCCCGTACTGGACGGGCACGGGGCGGTCCAGCCCCAGGTTCCGGCGGATCTGCGCGAGCGTCTCGGCGGTGGCGCGGGGCCCCCCGATGACCCGTTCGACCGGGACCGGCGACAGGTGCAGGAAGACGAACACCGTCGTCGACATCAGCCACAGCACCACCGCCGAGTACAGCAGGCGCCGCGCGACGAGGGCCTGCACGCTCACCGCCCCCGGCGCGCGCGGGCGGGCCGGGCGCCGCCCGGGCCGAGCGCGTCGCGGATCGCGTCGCCCAGCAGGTTGAACGACAGCGTGGTCAGCAGCAGGAGGGCACCGGGCACCGCCAGCAGCCACCAGGCCGTCTGGAACGCCTCGCCGCCCTCGCCGAGCATCGCCCCCCAGCTGGGCGCCGGCGCCCGCACCCCGACGCCCAGGAACGACAGCGTCGCCTCGAACACGATCGAGGCCGGGATCAGCAGCGAGCCCAGCACCGTGATCTGGCCGGTCAGGTTGGGCAGCACGTCCGCGAACATGATCCGGGCGTTGCTCGCGCCCAGCGCCCGCGCCGCCTCCACGAACCCCTTCTCCTTCAGCGACAGCACCTGGCCGCGGATCACCCGGGCCAGCCCGCCGACCGAGAAGAACGCGATCACCGCCACGGTCATGGCCACGCCCGCCGTGGCGGAGGTGGTCGGGAAGGTGGTGGCCAGCGTGATCGCCACCAGGACGTAGGGCAGCGCCAGCATGAGGTCCATCAGCCGTGCCAGCAGCGCGTCCAGCGTCCCGCCGGCGAATCCGGCGAGCATCCCGGCGGCCACGCCCGCCACCGTCGCCAGCGCCGCCGAGCACACCCCCACCAGCAGCGAGACCCGGCCCCCGTAGGCGGCGCGGACCAGCACGTCCCGGCCGAGCCGGTCGGCGCCCAGCCAGAACTCCGCGCCCGGCCCCACCGGCTGCCCCGAGGCGTCCAGCCCGGTCTCGGGGAAGGTGGCGTCGTAGGGGTGCCCGGTCCAGGACGCCCACAGCGGCGCCATCAGCGCGAACGCCACGATCAGCGCGAGCGCCGCCAGGGACGCCATCGCCGTGCGGTCCCGGCGGAACCGCCTCCAGGCCAGGCCGAACGGGGTGCCGAAGGGGTCGGCGAAAGGGGCGTGGGCCTCCGCCCAGCCGGTCCCGGCCGCCAGGACCGCCCCCGGGCCGGGCGCCCGCGCCCCGGGCACGAGGGCGGGCATCGGCCCGGACGCGGGGGGCGGCGCGGTGGTGGCGGCCGGGTGCGGCGCGGATCCGGCCGCGGGCCGGGTGCGGGTCATCGCCGGGCCTCCGCGTCCGCGGGCGGCGCCGGGGCCGGGAGGTGAGGGGCCGGGGGGCGCCCGGCCCGTTTCAGGGGCTCCTCGGGCGCCTCCGGGCGCTCCTCCCCCTCGGCGGCGGCCTCCGGCGCCCCGTCGCCCGTCATGCCCATCCCCCCGTTCAGCCGTGACCGGCCCGCCCGGACACCACAAAGATCGCAAGAGGTAGTCAAGGTAGCACTCAGGGTGAGCCTCTTGGGGCGGGCGAGCGTAAGGGACGGCGAACGCCGAGGTCAGGGCGTGGGGCGCGGCGGGGGCGGGAGGTGCCCGGTCACAGGACGCGGTCCCAGCCGCCGGGGTCGCCGGGCGCGGCCGAGAAGTCGTAGCGGACGCCGGCGGACGACAGCCCGACGAGGGAGACCGAGGTGGTCCCCCAGACGCGGCCGTCGCCGAGGTCGACCAGCGGGAGCAGCGAGGCCGGTTCGGCGCGCGGCAGGCCGTCTCCGGCCAGCAGCGGCAGCCAGTCCCCCCACGCCCGTTCGGCGGGCCCCGCGGAGGGGAGCGGTTCGGGCCTCCCGGCCTTGGCGAACCGGGGCCGGAAGTGCGCCAGGCGGGCGGCCATGTGCGCGTCCTCGGTCGCGGCGGCCTGGTGGCCCTCCCCTTCCAGGCCGCTGTTGAGCACCATGTGCAGGCCGGGGCCCAGCTCGCGCTCGGACAGGGCCGCGCCGTCCCAGTGCCACAGCCGCACGAGGCCGGGCTCGGCGCAGATGAGCAGGAACGGGTCGAAGCGGGCCAGCTCGGATCCGCCGAGCCCGTCCAGGCCCTCCCCGGCGGCCGCGCGCAGCGGGAGTTCGCCGCGGGAGCGGCGGCCCTCCTCCGGCGCCATGGCGCCGCGGGCGTTCAGCACGGTGGCCGCCCGGGGCGCGTCCGGGTCGACGGCGAGCCAGGTGCCCCCGGCGCGCAGGTCGCGTCCCCCGACCAGGCCGGGCCGGGCGGGCCAGTGCCGGGCGGGGGGCCGCCAGGGCCGCTCCACGAACTCGTCCCGCACGCCGACGAGGACGACGGGAACCGGGGAGGACGGGTCGACGCTGACGATCGCCGTGCACATGCGCCCTATTGGAGCACCGTCCGGCGAACCGTTCGACACCGGGGCCGTCGCGGCGGACCGGACGGCACGGACGGCACGGTCAGGGGCGGTCGGGCGCGGTCAGACCGGCCAGGGCGCGCTCGGGACGGTCGGCGCGGTCAGGGCGTCAGAGCGGCGGCCAGGGGATCGCGGGCCAGTCCTCGGGCGGGTACGGGTGGATCCGGTGCTTGAGCATCAGCTCCACGCGCCGCCGGGTGGCGTCGACCTCCTCGGCGGTGAGCAGCTCGCCCAGCCGCTCGCCCAGCGGCCCGCCGCGCAGCCCGGCGTCGACCCGCCCGAGGGCCTCCAGCGCCTCCTCCGTCAGGGCCTGGCCGCGCCACTGCCACAGCACGGTGCGCAGCTTGTACTCCACCGAGAAGCACACGCCGTGGTCGCAGCCGTACACGTGCCCGTCGCCCGGCGGCAGCAGATGCCCGATCTTCCGGTCGGCGTTGTTGATGACGGCGTCGAACACCGCCATCCGCCGGATCGCCTCGTCCTCGGACCGCGACAGCTCCACCAGGTCGATGTCGGGGTCGGGCTCCACCCACAGCTGCACCATGCCGGGCCCGTACGGGCCGTCGCGGTGCACGGTGGGCGGGACCACGTGCAGCCCCATCGCCTCCGACACCGCGTAGGCGGCCACCTCGCGCTCGGCCAGCGTTCCGTCGGGGAAGTCCCACAGCGGGCGCTCCCCCGCTACGGGCTTGTAGACGCAGGCGGCGTTCAGGCCCTCCCACTCGACCGCGCAGTACAGCGTGGCGTTGGACGCCTGAACGAGCCTGCCCTCCACGCTGAGGCGGCCCCGGCTCAGAAGCCGCTCGGCCGTCTCGGTGTCGCGGGGGGAGACGGCGCGGCCGTCGCCGGCGGGGGTGCGATCCCGGGAGGACTGCGTCATGCGTTCATTCTTCCGGCGACCCCGTCCATGATCCAGCACAGCGCCATCTCTAGCCCAGGTACCCGTTCTGCCGGGGGCACACGTGGCCCGCGGTGTCCAGCGGCAGCCCGCACAGGGGGCACGGCGGCCGGCCCGCCGCCACCACCTTCAGGGCCCGCTCGGCGAAGGCCCGGGCCTGCGCCGCGGTGATCCGCACCCGCAGAACCGCGATCGCCGGGTCGTCCTCGCCCACCTCGGCGTCCTCGTCCTCGCCCTCGGTGACCTCCTGGGCCTCGATGACGACCTGCTCGTCCTCCGGGTCCCAGGCCAGCGCCATCGTGCCGACCTTGAACTCCTCCTCCACCGGCTGGTCCAGCGGCCCGTCGTCGCGCAGCTCGGCCGGGGTGACCGCGGGCACCGGGGCGTCGCCCCCGCTGCGGCGCAGCACCTCGTCCAGCAGCTCCTCCAGGCGCTCGGCCAGCAGGGTCACCTGGAACTTCTCCAGCCCCACGCTGGTGACCCGGCGGCCGGAGCGCGCCTGCAGATAGAAGGCGCGCTCGCCCGGCTGGCCGACGGCCCCGGCGACGAACCTTTCCGGCAGTTCATAGGAGATGACGGGCATGACAACGACCCTACGCGCCGCCGCCCACCGCCGCGTCCCCCTCGGCCCCCGTGGCGCCGTCCTTCGTGCCGTCACCGGAGGCGTCGCGGTCACCGGGCGGCGGCGGCAGCAGGTCCTGGACGCTCCCGCCGGTGTCGTTCAGCCGGACCAGGAACGGGCGCAGCTCGGTGTAGCGGATCACCGTCAGGGACGCGGGCGCGGCCTGGATCCGCTGGAACTGGTCCAGGTGGAGCCCGAGGGCGTCGGCCACGACCGCCTTGATGATGTCGCCGTGGCTGCACACCAGGTAGGACGCGTCCGGGCCGTACTCGGCGGCGATCCGCGCGTTCCAGTCGCGGACGGCGGCGACCGCGCGGTGCTGCGCGCCGGCGAGGGCCTCGCCGTCCTCGCCCGGGAACCGCGCCGCGCTGGGATGGGCCTGCACGACCCGCCACAGCGGCTCCTCGGCCAGCTCCTTCAGCGGCCGTCCCGTCCAGTCGCCGTAACGGACCTCCCCGAAGCGCTCGTCCAGTTCCACCTTCTCGATCGGCTCGGCGTGTCCCGCGGCCACCGCCTCGGCGGTCTGCACGCAGCGGTCCAGCGGGCTGGACACCACCGCGGCCAGCGGCACCGGGGCCAGCCTGGCGGCGAGGTCGCGCGCCTGGTCGCGCCCGCGCTCGTCCAGGCTCACCCCAGGGGTCCATCCGGCGAGCACGGGGCCGGTCATCGCGGTGAGGCCGTGCCGCACCAGCAGAAGCGTCGTCACCCCAGGAACTCTACGAGATGCCCGAAACGCCGGGCATCCTCCGGAAGTACCCGTGACCCGCGGCCGTTACCTAGGCTCGGCCAGGTGCCCGGCGTCCGACGGCGCCGCCGGGCCGCCCCCCGGCCGGACCACTGATGGACGAGGATGAGGCCCGTGATAGTCGACAAGGCCATCTACTCGCGAGGAGAACGGCGCACCATCGAAGGGGACGTCAGCGACGCCTTCGACGCCGCCCGCGCCGAGGCCGCGCGCAACGGCGCCGGCGGACCGGGCGGCTGCTTCGTCTGGATCGGCCTGCACGAGCCGACCGAGGAGGAGTTCGCCAACGTCCGCGACGAGCTGGGCCTGCACCCCCTGGCCGCCGAGGACGCCGTCTCCGCGCACCAGCGCCCCAAGCTCGAGCGGTACGGCGACACGCTGTTCCTCGTCCTGAAGACGCTGGTCTACAAGGACGCCACCTCCGACATCGAGGTCGGCGAGATCATGCTGTTCCTCGGCCCCGACTTCGTGGTGACCGTCCGGCACGGCGAGGGCAACCCGCTCGCGCCCGTCCGCGCCCGCCTCGAGAGCGACACCGAGCTGCTCGACCTGGGGCCCGCCGCGGTCGTGTACGCGGTGTGCGACGAGGTCGTCGACCACTACGGGGTGGTGACCCACGAGGTCGAGGTCGACATCATCGAGCTGGAACGGGCCGTCTTCCGGCCCGGCGGGCCCGACGTCACCGAGGACGTCTACTCCCTCAAGCGGGAGGTCCTGGAGTTCCGCACCGCGCAGGACCCGCTGATCCCGGTGCTGCAGGAGATCGTCCGCGGCCGGGTGCCCGAGTGCCGGGGCGCCCGGGAGTACTTCCGCGACGTCCTCGACCACCTGCTGCGGGTGGACGGGCAGGTCGACGCCCACAACGAGCTCCTCAACAGCGTCCTCACCGCGCACCTGGCGCTCCTGGGCAAGCAGCAGAACGAGGACATGCGGAAGATCTCCGCCTGGGCCGCCGTGATCGCGGTGCCCACCATGGTCGCCGGGTTCTACGGCATGAACTTCGACTACATGCCCGAGCTGCGCTGGCTCTACGGCTACCCGGCGATGATGCTGGCCATGGTGACGGTGTGCGTCATCGTCTACCTCCGCCTGCGCAAGAGCGGGTGGCTGTGACGTGAGCCGCCCAGGCCGCCGGGGCCGCCCCGCCCGTCCGCACAAGCTCTGGCCGATCACCGTCATCACGCTGGTCCTGCTGTGGATCCTGCTGATCTTCCTGCTCATCCACAACGGCCCCCGCCTGCCGGGCCGGTCCTCCCCGGCGGTGCCGCCGCCGGGCGCCGGACCGGCGGGTCAGCCCCTGGCCGCGGGCGCCAGCAGCGCCGCCCACAGGTGGGACTCGGCGCCGCCCGTCTCGAGCCGCGCCCTGATCCGCTCCACCGTGCCCGTCGTGGGCAGCGCCAGCCACAGCAGCAGCGGATAGCCCAGCGCGAAGCCGGTGAGGAAGAGCGTGGCGCTGCCCCCGGCCATGGCCAGCGGCAGCCCCAGCAGGAT
This region includes:
- a CDS encoding DUF3090 domain-containing protein, whose amino-acid sequence is MPVISYELPERFVAGAVGQPGERAFYLQARSGRRVTSVGLEKFQVTLLAERLEELLDEVLRRSGGDAPVPAVTPAELRDDGPLDQPVEEEFKVGTMALAWDPEDEQVVIEAQEVTEGEDEDAEVGEDDPAIAVLRVRITAAQARAFAERALKVVAAGRPPCPLCGLPLDTAGHVCPRQNGYLG
- a CDS encoding SCO1664 family protein, with protein sequence MTQSSRDRTPAGDGRAVSPRDTETAERLLSRGRLSVEGRLVQASNATLYCAVEWEGLNAACVYKPVAGERPLWDFPDGTLAEREVAAYAVSEAMGLHVVPPTVHRDGPYGPGMVQLWVEPDPDIDLVELSRSEDEAIRRMAVFDAVINNADRKIGHLLPPGDGHVYGCDHGVCFSVEYKLRTVLWQWRGQALTEEALEALGRVDAGLRGGPLGERLGELLTAEEVDATRRRVELMLKHRIHPYPPEDWPAIPWPPL
- a CDS encoding ABC transporter permease, with translation MTRTRPAAGSAPHPAATTAPPPASGPMPALVPGARAPGPGAVLAAGTGWAEAHAPFADPFGTPFGLAWRRFRRDRTAMASLAALALIVAFALMAPLWASWTGHPYDATFPETGLDASGQPVGPGAEFWLGADRLGRDVLVRAAYGGRVSLLVGVCSAALATVAGVAAGMLAGFAGGTLDALLARLMDLMLALPYVLVAITLATTFPTTSATAGVAMTVAVIAFFSVGGLARVIRGQVLSLKEKGFVEAARALGASNARIMFADVLPNLTGQITVLGSLLIPASIVFEATLSFLGVGVRAPAPSWGAMLGEGGEAFQTAWWLLAVPGALLLLTTLSFNLLGDAIRDALGPGGARPARARRGR
- a CDS encoding ABC transporter permease; this encodes MSVQALVARRLLYSAVVLWLMSTTVFVFLHLSPVPVERVIGGPRATAETLAQIRRNLGLDRPVPVQYGEFLLRLLRGDLGDSYVNGTPVAALIADRLPTTLWLVAGAGVLWFAGGVTLGVLSATRARGPIDRACTVFVLIGTSTPAFVMALMMLYLFSTRAAEAGLGFFEAGPPLQEHFWRRMVLPWVSLAFLMVAAYARLTRGAMLDVLEEDYIRTARSKGLPERRVIHRHALRAALAPVCTQFGIDVGVLVGSTIVTEKVFGLQGVGQLVYQSIALGDTPVIIGVTLTVTVFVIVANMAVDVGYSALDPRVRPA
- the corA gene encoding magnesium/cobalt transporter CorA; this translates as MRPVIVDKAIYSRGERRTIEGDVSDAFDAARAEAARNGAGGPGGCFVWIGLHEPTEEEFANVRDELGLHPLAAEDAVSAHQRPKLERYGDTLFLVLKTLVYKDATSDIEVGEIMLFLGPDFVVTVRHGEGNPLAPVRARLESDTELLDLGPAAVVYAVCDEVVDHYGVVTHEVEVDIIELERAVFRPGGPDVTEDVYSLKREVLEFRTAQDPLIPVLQEIVRGRVPECRGAREYFRDVLDHLLRVDGQVDAHNELLNSVLTAHLALLGKQQNEDMRKISAWAAVIAVPTMVAGFYGMNFDYMPELRWLYGYPAMMLAMVTVCVIVYLRLRKSGWL
- a CDS encoding NRDE family protein, with the protein product MCTAIVSVDPSSPVPVVLVGVRDEFVERPWRPPARHWPARPGLVGGRDLRAGGTWLAVDPDAPRAATVLNARGAMAPEEGRRSRGELPLRAAAGEGLDGLGGSELARFDPFLLICAEPGLVRLWHWDGAALSERELGPGLHMVLNSGLEGEGHQAAATEDAHMAARLAHFRPRFAKAGRPEPLPSAGPAERAWGDWLPLLAGDGLPRAEPASLLPLVDLGDGRVWGTTSVSLVGLSSAGVRYDFSAAPGDPGGWDRVL
- a CDS encoding histidine phosphatase family protein, giving the protein MTTLLLVRHGLTAMTGPVLAGWTPGVSLDERGRDQARDLAARLAPVPLAAVVSSPLDRCVQTAEAVAAGHAEPIEKVELDERFGEVRYGDWTGRPLKELAEEPLWRVVQAHPSAARFPGEDGEALAGAQHRAVAAVRDWNARIAAEYGPDASYLVCSHGDIIKAVVADALGLHLDQFQRIQAAPASLTVIRYTELRPFLVRLNDTGGSVQDLLPPPPGDRDASGDGTKDGATGAEGDAAVGGGA